From the genome of Strix uralensis isolate ZFMK-TIS-50842 chromosome 6, bStrUra1, whole genome shotgun sequence:
AGCGTGTCCCTGTCTCAGTGGGCTGCGAGGTCACCCTGTTCCTTAAGGTCCAGACTCAGCTTTCTCTGACATAAGACCTTGTGCCCAGGCTGGCAACCAATTTGTGGGGGTGATGCCTGACCCCTGCCCACCTGGGCAGCCAGTGGGATGGCGGGGGGGTGCTGAGCCAGGAAAAGcctcatcccatcccacccccactGACACGGTGCagtggggagcacagggctgggcaCTGCCGGGCTGCTGGCAACGATGGGGTTAGGTGAGGAGGGGCCACATGTTGTCGTCCCCCAAGAAAGGAACGCTGGCACCAGTCCCGGCAGGCTGTTGTGTCCGTGGGAACGCTGTGTTCCCGGCACGGGAGGGGGCCGAGCCTCAGCCAGACCCCCGTCCGAGTGCGCCACAGGCCACATTCCTCCCCGAGGAAGTGCCGTGATGGGGGTCAGCAGCTGGTGCCCACCCAAACTGTGTTCCTCCGGGCTGGGGGCATCCCCCAGGGACGTGTCCTGTGCTCAGCCCCTCCTTGCACGCATGGCAGGTGACCAACGTGATCACGCCGGTGCTGACCTACTCCTACATGGCCATGCTGGTGCCCATCTTCTTGCTGACGGACTACCTGCGCTACAAGCCAGTACTGGTGCTGCAGAGCCTGAGCCACATCTCcatctggctgctgctggtgTTGGGCACCTCGGTCCTGGCCATGCAGCTGATGGAGTTCTTCTACGGTGTCACCATGGCTGCCCGCATCGCCTACTCCTCCTACATCTTCTCCCTTGTGACCCCATCCCGCTACCAGCGTATGGCCAGCTACTCCCGCTCCGCTGTCCTCCTGGGCGTCTTCACCAGCTCGGTGCTGGGCCAGCTCTGCATCACTTTGGGTGGTGTCTCCTTCCTCACCCTCAACTATGTCTCGTTGGGCTTCGTCAGCTTCGGCCTCATCCTCACCCTCTTCCTCGAGCGGCCCCAGCGCAGCCTCTTTTTCAACCGGCCTGAGGGAGCTGGTGATGGGGCTGCGCCCACCGAGCTGGACAAGATGGCCAGGGAAGACGGTGGTGGGGGGATGCGGGGCTGGCGGGAGGCAGCGCTGTGCCGTATGCTGCGGGAGGTGGGAGCGttggctgggcagccccagctccgGCTCTGGTCCTTGTGGTGGGTCTTCAACTCAGCCGGTTACTACCTGATGCTGTACTATGTGCAGATCCTCTGGAACGAGATCTACCCCGCCACGGAAAATCGCCGGGTGTACAACGGAGGGGTGGACGCTGCCTCCACGCTGCTGGGTACGCTCACCTgggctggggacaccagggatgcAGGGGGACACCCCCATCCTGCTGCATCCCCTGGGAATGGCTGGGGTCACTGGGGATGCAGGGTGACACCCCTGTCCCACTGCATCCCCTGGGAATGGCTGGGGACACCGGGGATGCAGGGGGACAACCCCATCTTGCTGCGTCCCCGGGCGTGGCGGTCCTTATGACATTTTTGGGGATGCAGGGGGTGGTTTGGCAGTGGTGATGAGATGAGCATCGCTAGGCTGGGGGACACAAGGTGTTCCCATGCTGCTGAGGTGTTCACAGCATCCTTCATCTCCTCTCCAGGGGCTGGTGCCTCCTTCGCTGCTGGCTACGTGAAGATCCGCTGGACGTTGTGGTCAGAGCTGGTGATCGGGGTGGTAACAGCTTTCCAGgcggggctgctcctgctcatGAACACCACCAGCAACATCTGGCTGTGCTACGCTGCCTACGTCCTCTTCCGTGGCTCTTACCAGTTCCTGGTGCCCGTTGCCATGTGCGTGGTACCCCTGGGGACCCGCTCCCACCTCAGCAGCTGGGCTGGTACCAGGGGTTCACTGGTGGCCTCCTCTTTCCCAGTTTCCAGATCGCTACCTCCCTCTCCAAAGAGCTCTGTGCGCTGGTCTTCGGGGTCAACACCTTCTTCGCCACTGTTCTGAAGACCATCATCACCATCATCGTGGCCGACAAGAGGGGCTTGGGCTTGTCCGTGCATCCACAGGTAGGGATGAGGGGCATCTAGGCTGGAGGCGGGCCCCTAATGTTGTGAGATGAAGCAGGAGGTGCAAGTGTTGTTCTCTCCCCCCACTCTCTTGCAGTTTTACGTGTATTTCGGCTACTTCACGCTGCTGGCGGTGGTCTACCTGCTGTCGGCCGTCGGCGTGGGCATTCGGTACAGCCGCCGCAAGCAGGCGGCAGAGCTGGCCTTGGCCAAGGAGCTGTGCCAGCTCCCCGCTGAGGTGCCAGCACAGGAGAAGAGCCTGGAGGCAGGTGCTGTGCAAGCCTGAGCACTGGCACCATGACCACTGAGGCCAGGTCTCGGCTCCATAAGTGAGCGTTACCATCACTGCGTGCGTAGTCTCCTGTCCCACTGCCGGTCCTTGGCACCGGCCCGTTGAGGACACAACCCCTTAGGACCAGTTTCCTGCTTCatgggggcagggctgtgcccccaGCCCCAGATACAACCAGAGCAGGGGCAGGATGCCCATGGCCACCGCCACCAGGTACCACACAGGGATAGAGATGGGGTCCGGGGTGTCTCCTGGCCACCAGCTCCCCATCATGGCGCGGAGCCAGGCTACAAGAAGACaatatttctttattcagtgCCTTTAGAAAATGGTTTATAGGACACAactgacaacaacaaaaaaaaaagatccacaGGCTTTAAATTGCATTAATTACACAAAATACAGTAGACTGTAAGAAATAGAGACCATGTGACTCGCACAGCTTTTATGGTAATAatttccatacaataataaaaagcTAGTTACAGatttatcttttcttctcttttttgttttttagcacCTTGGATTTGCCCACACCAATTCAAACCAGCTTTGCTGTGCCTTGGCCCTCATTGCGCAGCAAAGGTGGCACGGGGAGGGGGGCGATGGCGGTGCCTGCCCTCGGTACCACGCGTGTTCAACACGCACACGTACGTAAACACACGCCAAGGGCATGCCTGCCCCGTGTCAGAGCCACCCCATCACCCCAGTCCCTGCGCTCGCCTGGGTGTAGCTGTACCTGGGGTGTGGGGGAATGGCCTGGGGTCCCGAGGGTGTGTGGAGGGGCTGGAGGGACCAGACCCCCCAGGGCTCAcgagctgctggctgggaggtggaggtgaagaTGATGATGGGGGACTGGGTGGGATGGTCCTTACCTGGGGAGGACGGAGACCATCTAAGGGGAGCCCCGGCACCACCACGGGACGGTCCCTTGCTGGGGTGGGATGCCAGGGTTTTGGCTGGAGAAGACCCTGTGGCCCTCACAGCGGGGATTTGGGTCAACCCCGAGCTCCTAGCGAGGACAGTGCAGGGCTGGGTGGGGGTCGGAGAATCCCCTGCAGGCTTTCCGGGAGGGCATACTGCATGGCAATGCCAAAATCTCCCAGCTGAGTATCCTCTCACCCAGCCACCCTGAAAAGACCATCTGAGCAGGTGGGGGATGCAAGCTGAAGTGGTTAAATATTAGGAGTTAGAAGAGAATtggagcaagaggaggaggaggaaggcagccagCCCATGGCTGCCCTGCCCCAGGTGGGATATGAGCCCCTGCCGACCCAGGGCAGGGGCGATGGTGATACTCTTTGGCTTCAGGTCTGCAGGAGAAGAAAACCCTGCGGGGCGAGGGCAGGTGCATGGGGAGGGCTGAAGACCACAGGGGTGCCGGGGTGCAGGCTGGCTCTGGCCCGACCCTCCCTGGGGACATGTGGGGTATccaggggtgggagggtgtcACTTTTTGGCGGCAGTCATGAAGCTGTTCTCGATGCAGAGGACGATGAAGGCATGCTGGCAGCTGCTGGCCACTTGCTCCAACAGCTTGCCAGAGCCCAGCGAGGAAGCCTGGCCGGTGACGGCGTGCTCCTCTGTCCGCCACGTCTCACAGTAGCTCTCGGGCAAGCGCCGGCCCTTGGTATCTGAGCCGTGCCAGACACTCTTCTGCGGCCTGGAAAGGGGAAAGGTGGGGGTCTGCCGCTGCCCCCAACAGTCCAGACCCcatctcccctccttccccatcgCTAGATCCTGCACTCACCATCCTGCATCCCGCAGGACATCCCGGCCGTCAAAGGAGAGGATGTGGGCGCCGGCTCGCAGTGGGGCCCCATTGCCCGTGAAAAGGGCTTCCCAGTTATTGAAGAGCACTTCgtcctggtgggggggggggtgtggggtggaaaaagaggaggggggtgtgtgtcagCCCTGCTTGCACCCTGAGAGCATCACAGGAGCTCCAAGCCCCAGCCACCTCTGGGGAGGGGATGCTTCACAGTCACTGCCAcgtggatggatggaggatgctCTGTAGCCCTCAGAGCTCACGGGGTGTCAGAAAGGGGTCGGAGACATGCACGTACCCGGAGGTTGACGATGGGCACGGTGGCACGGTCGGCCCTGCGCACGATGCTGTAGAGGTCCTGCAGGCGGGAGGAGAGGAAGGCACGGAAGGTGCCAGCCAGTCCGACCTGCCGGGCTTGCTGGAAGCACTGGAAATCGGCGCCCCGGATGCCACGCATTCCACCGCTTAGCGGGGCGTTCAGGGCCACCAGGTGAAGCTGCCAAGGAGGGGACAACAGGGCTTGAGGGACATGACTTTGACCACCATCGTCACCTCCCCTCGGCTGGTATGTGGCACTCACAGCGGGCTGGAAGTCCTGGTGCACGTGGGCAGCCACGGGGGCTGGATCCGGCCGGTGGTGGATGTAGTAGCTATTAAGGAGCTCATGCTGGTGGTGGAGCAGGGGTTGCTCGGGCAGGCGGTGCTGGTTGGCCACCACCTCGTCCCCACGCCAGGGTCGGGCAGTGGGTGGGGGGCTGTGGTTGCGGAGGGGGTGGAGGGGTccgcggggctggagggggggctgggggccagcaTAGTGGACGCTGGGTGGTTTGTCATACACCTCGTTGTcctgaggagggagggggagaaaggcTGAGGGTTGGTGCTGCCCAGGTGGGGACAGGGATGATGATGAATATGGGGATGGAGATGGTTGGGGGGTGGATGGAGATAGGGATGGAGATGGTTGATGatagggatggagatggggatggagaaGGTTGGGTTTGGGATGGCtggggatgggatgaggatggagCATGGAGATAGGGATGAGGGATGAGGATGGGCATGGGGGACAGGGGACTCACCAGAGCTGAACTGGGGATCAGGGtgtgctcctccagctgcaacaGCATGACACATCATATCCCAGCtgtccccctctcctcttcctcacgcATGAGTGGGGGGACCCCCAAGCATTGCCAAAAGACACCACCGAAACCCCAGGGCGATGCAGTCTGTACTCCCCTAGGGCCAGGCAGTGCAACCCAAGATGGGGGGGCCCCTTCGGCCCCCTCCCACTCACCAGCACCCGTCGGAAGCCCCCGCGCAGTCGGACATAGAGCTCTTGCCGGTCGGTCAGGAAGACGAGGCTGCCCTCGGGCAGCTCATGCACAGCACTCAGCATCGCCTGGTAGGTTGGCAGGGTGCGCAGCTACGGGGCACAGCCCGGAGGGTGGCTCAGGACTCGGCCAGCCAGCCCATGGGCAACCCCCTGCCCAGAGCCCTGACTCACCCCCAAGGACATCCCACTGGTGCCTGGTGGTCCAGGGGGTCCCGGTGGTCCAGGGGGTCCAGGAATGCTGATAGCTGGGGGGGAAGAAGGGTGAGATGGGGCGGGCTGCAGCATGGAGAGGGATAtggtgggtgcagggagggatgtaagggtggcagggagggatgcAATGGGGCAGGTACTCACCTTGTCTGTGGGGACCTGGGAAGGAGGGTGGACCAGGGGGGCCGGGAGGGCCAGGAGGGCCCTGCCGCCCCTCATATCCGATACCAGGGGGGCCCTGAGGTCCAGGAGGCCCTGGTGGCCCAACGATACTGTCCCCCTTGGGACCCTAGGCAGTGCGAGAGAGCATCCCTGGAGCAAAGCACCTGGGGATGCTGCCCCTCCCATGCCTCCCCCCTTGCCCCTGCGCCATGGGGTACTCACCGGCAGCCCGGGGTAGCCCTGGGGCCCTGGAGGCCCTGGCAGCCCAGAGACACTGGGACCGTAGAGTGGGGTGCTGCCCGGCTCTCCCTTCTCACCCTTGGGACCTGCATCCCCCTTGTCACCCTGTGGGACAGCACAGCCTTAGAGTGAGTGGCTGGGGCACACCCCAGTACCCCAAATCATGCTGGGTGCCAGCCCCGCGAGCTGCCGCTGGTGGGAAAAGGGCTTACCCGCAGGTTGGCACCGAAGTGACTCGGGTCATAGGGGAAGTGGCctgtggagagggagaggaggggagaggagagctgggaTGGGCACAAgccacctcctgcctgctcctgcctgtgggGACCAGTCACCTACCTGGGGGTCCCGGGGCTCCAGCATcacctttctctcccttttgtcCTGGAAACTGGTGAAAACCTATGGGGGGCAGCAGAGAGATGCCATCTCAGTGCTGCAGCATTCTAGCCCCAGCTCTAACGGAGGGGGTCTCCCCACCCTGCCGTGCCTTGCTGGGTGTCCCTGAACTGCTCCAAGGCAGCTGGGAGAGGGACACCCCCTTACCGGGGAAGGCTGGCAGCACAGGATGGCTGGAGTCGCTGAAGGCCTGTGGGGATGCAAAGAAAGCGGCTGCAGAGAGAGCAGCTGCATCCTTGGGCATCCCTCCCTCAATGTGATGCTGATGACAGCCCCACGTGCCAGTCCTGGCCAGGATGCCACCAGAACATCTTCCATCCCCTCCAGCCAggtgggggcactggggggactCCGTCACCAGCCCTTAGCACCCCCATCACAGTAACCATGTTGTTACTCACATTGCTGCTGTCGTATACTATGCTGCCAGGCGGCCCAGGGGGCCctgggggacctgggggtcctgggggacccTGTGGGGCGAGAGAAGAAGTGTCAGGGTCCTGGAAAGTGGACGGTTCCCATGGGGGACACACTGAGGCCATGCCCTGCCCCAGAAGGGCAACCAGTCCCTGGAAGAGGGAGGCATGTGCCCTTTGCCAAAGGGATTCGGGTCTCCAGGGAGACGCTCGGTGTGTGTCCCCTACTCTGACAAACCAGCCAGAGGGGCCACCACAGTACTCACCCGCAAGCCCAGCACACTACTGACATCCACGGGGTCACCCTTGTCGCCCTTCAGCCCGTTCATGCCAGGACGTCCCTGTGGATGAGCAGCACAGATGAGCCTCGTCCCCGTCCCCCTGCCAACTCCAGGGTGACACCCCGGCGTCACCTCTGATGCCCTGGAGTCACCTCCGACACCCTGGCATTGCCTCCAACATGTTGGCATCACCCCGCCCCTTGGGGACACAATAGGATTTGGGGTTCAATGGGTGCAAGACGTGcaaagggggtggggggacgtGGTGGAGGAGGCGATGGCCGAGGGGACAAACAAACCGGGAGCAGGTCTTACGGGTCTGCCCGGAAAGCCGATCTCTCCCTTCATCCCTGCTCGTCCCTGGGGACCctagagaggagagaagaggaggatgaTTGTGCTCAGAGCGGGAGCACACCCTCTGCCCTGGATCAGTCCCGGCCCTCCCCGTGGGCTCTGAGGAGGATGGTGCTGGTGACTTACCAAGGGTCCCACTGgtccccgcagccccggctccccctgcggacagcagagagggaaagagcaTCACCACTGGGACCACCTGGCACCCGTCGCATGGGGACGTGCCCCCAGTTCCTGCAACACACCCACCTTTTCTCCTTTCACCTTTGCAGTGACCACGGTCCCATCGGGGCTGATGATGACACCGGGCTCGCCCTTCTCCCCCTGTAAGAGAGGAGGAGGCACCAGGGAAGATGGAGGGACCAGGCTCCCTCCCATGGTGGGACTGGCATCACCACTGGGACCTGGTGGCCAGGCAGGATGGGGGACCAGGTGATCACCCCACAGGGTGGAGGTGGCCCAGAGCAGTTACCTTCAACCCCGGCGAGCCCTGGGGACCAGACGACCCCCGGTCTCCTTTTGGTCCCACTGGGCCCTGCAGGGAGCACAGAGCCCACGTCAGCCCTGACCCACCAAAGGCAGACCCTGCCTCCATCACCACCACCCCAGCACCACTGCGGCAAATCACAGCAGGACCAGCAAACAGAGGTTTCACCAAAGCGTGCCTGGAGCTTTCAGTGGGGCCacccttgtggtccccagccctgccactgaCTCACCGGGAAGCCGGCGTGACCTGgtctgccctgcagagagaaTCAGAGATGCTTGTAAGAGCACACCCCCTCTCTCCAAGAAACTGGGTGCCGTGCTGGCACTGCTGAGGGGTGAGTGTGGCTAGCAGGGGGGGCACTTACTTCTGGACCAGGCAAAGCTGCCAAAGACTtctgcaaaaagagagaaaacaaggtTTTTCACCCTGATACTTGCTCTGAAGAGGTCATAGCTCCTGGAAAAGTCTCCCTCAGTCCCCCCACGCGATGGGTGCTGGGAAGgccattccccccacccccccaatttTAGCTTCCTCCAGCAGCGGTGAAGCCAGGTGCCATCACTTACATCTTCGCTGGAGATAGAGATGACCTGTCCAGGGGGACCAGGAGGACCAGGGGGGCCAGGCAGTCCCACACCATCTTGGCCTCGCTCACCCTGAAAGACACAAGCCATCAGCTCCAGGGCCGCTGCCAGCtggtccccatccccagcccggTGGCACTTACCTTCTCGCCGGGGCTGCCTCTGTCACCTTTGGGTCCCTggaaggaggagcaggcaggggtgAGCTTCCTGCTTGGCACCACATGCAGCCAGACCCTGGCTCACAAGCAGAGacgccctcctgcctgctgctccgCAAAATCTTTCAGGCCACTGCCTGAAAAGTCCAGGCAGTGAGCCAGGTTGGGATGCTTTTGGGTGGAGGTGGTGGCAAGCAGGGTGGCAAGTTGATGGGGACAGGGTCCCAAGCAGCATAGACACTCCTGGCAGGCAGTGAGCCCAGTCCCAGAGCAGGGGACAGCTGAAGGCATCGGGGGGATGTGAATTTTGGCTGCTGGGGACGAAGCTGCTGCAAGCGGTCCTGCAGCGACCAAGGGTACCCTGCCTGGAGCGAGGGGGCTTCTGCAAAGCAGGGGCTGATGCTCCTCCTACCTGCGGTCCGGGGAAGCCCTCCAGGCCAGGGCGGCCATCCATGCCAGGCACACCAGCATCTCCCTGCAACGAGATACAGGGAAGGGCAAGATGCAGTAGGGAGCATCCTCCTGACAGCCTCAGGATGGGGAGCACAGGGGTCCTGCCCAGCACCCTGCAAACCCAGGTGCTCACACACAGCCCATCCCAATCTCCCAGTGGCCCTACCTTCAGTCCCGGCAAgccaggctgcccagggctgccAATCTCTCCCTGCAAGGAAAGAGGTGTCAGAGCAGGAACATCCCCACAGGCTGCCTGTGGGCATCCTGcaaggatggagccaggctcctgCGGCTGCGTCCAGCGGAGGGCCAGGAAAGTGTTTGAAGGGCTCCTCACCTTCACCCCTGGCAGTCCTGGCACCCCCTGCAAGCAACAAGAAGTGTGTCATGAGTGTTGGGTGATGGCAGGGGACGTGATGGCAGAGGGCGCCCCCAGGGAGCCCaggatggaggggagggaaggggaaagagcGGAGCTACCTGTGGTCCTTCAGGTCCAGGTGGTCCAGGGGAGCTGGCGGCGAATGGCAGCCCCGAGCCCTCCATGTCACCCTAGatgggggggagagggagaaggggctGAGCTGCGTCTGCGCCCCACTCCACTTCATCCCACTTCCCCATCTCAGGGATGATCACTTACAAATCCAGCCTCGTAGCCTGGCCCCGGTGGTCCCGGGGGACCGGGGGGTCCTGGCTGCCCGCGGGGTCCGATGGGCCCAGGAAGGCCAGCTAAGCCCATTTCTCCTGGGGCTCCTGCTGGTCCCGCTTCTCCCTTGCTGCCCTGCAAAggtgacaagaaaaacaaggggaCAGATGAGATAAGGTGACAAGGGTCCCTGCCTGGAGCCTGCAAAGCGGGCTGCAACATGTCCCCTCCCGCATTCCCAAACCGCCCCTTGGGACAGGACAGGGATGCTCCCTGTCTCCTGGACAGCAGCAGGAAGGGGCACTGCCCAGCTCAGGCATCCTTCGTGCCGGCTGTCGCTGGACGGCCCCGGCTCCCCCTGCAATGTGCACGGCGGCCACCAGAGGCTCGTCTAAAATCATAAATGCGGATTGTTTTGCATACGTCACTGTCTTTgatgctgcagcagagctcagcgcCGAGGGGGGATGCTCGCAGGCACCCTTGCGCTTTGCTAGAGGTTTCTGAGCGGCATGATTGGTCCTTATACCTGCTGCCACACCATCTACCCTCTTGGTGCTGGCAGCATTAAGAAACCTTAATTCTTGAAGCTCTTGCCCTCAGCTCAGACTGCAGTGGATGGGTCATCCCAAGGAGCGTCCTGGCCCCCAAGGGAGGGGAGTGTAAGCGTGTGCATCCCAGCAAGCCTTCACCTCCACCCTGGGGGACGTGGGGAGGAAAGAAGCtcgagcaggcaggcaggagagtGATGTGCAGAAGATGGGGTATTTTCCAGTGGGGTGTGGGCACCAAAAATCCCCCAAGCAAACCCTCTTCTGTGCCTCCGAACACCCTGCTCAGCTTTCCTGTCCACTTTCCGAGGCAGCAACGCCCGGAGCAAAGCCAAGAGAGGGTGGCGGGAGCCTGGAGAGCATCCTGGGGGTGTTCGGTGGCTCCACGCACCCTTGAGCTAcggcactgctctgctctgggaggaACCCAAATACCAGTACCCCGCTTCCCACTCTGGCGCAAGGTGGGCCCCCAAGCAGCATTCCTGCCTCCAGTCTGCAGTGCGCATGGGATACCCCTCCTGCCCCAAGAAACCTGCCCTAGGCACAGTACCTTGGGTCCTGGTGCACCGGGGAGGCCAAGGTCGCCCACATcgccctggggaggaggaagaagaagaagagggtGTGAAGAAGCTGCCCAGttccaggcaggagcaggctgatGCTCCCCAGtgtggggatggagggagctggGACCTCCCAGAGATGTGCCAGGGGTGCTGGCTGCCCTGGGTGGAAGCCATAACATGCTCCTGGGGGACATGGGACAGGAGACACTCACCTGTTCTCCTTTGGGCCCTggctgcccagctgccccatCTCTTCCAGGAGGACCCTGAGGACCCTGCAAGATGCCCATGAGCTGGATCCAGTGCCATGAAACCCCATGGAGCTTGTGGGCACTGAGCCCCCCACCACCACAGGGGGCAGTTACAGCCCCACTGCTACGGGGTGGCCCTGGGATGGGTCCACTTGGCCACCCCATACACTTACCACTGGCCCTGGGGGTCCAGGGATCCCATCCCTGCCTGGCAgccctgggggtcctggcagGTCCGTGCGGTTCATCCCAAACTGTCCTGGCTCCCCTGGCAAACCAGGCACGCCGGGTGGCCCTGGGGGACCAGGTGGCCCTCGTGGACCCTAGAAGAGAAGGAGGGGACGACGGCTGAGCACATCCCCACACACCCTGTCAACAGGACAAGCACCCACCTGCACTCACCCGCAGGCTCTCCAGGTCGCCAGCAAAGCCAGAGCCCTCCATGTCAATGAAGGTCTGGGGGAGAAGCAGGAGGGCGATGTCAGGCATCGATGGGCAGGGTCAGGGTACCCAGTGGTGCAGGGATGCTGCCTGGGGGCTGGTGGCAGCATCCTGCACCTCGGTGGCTTGATGGATACCCCCCCGCCAAATCCCTGTGTCCCAGGGGGCACCCACCAGCTTGTCATGCTTGGAGGAGGGTCCTGGTGGTCCTGGGGGGCCAGGTGGTCCGGGGGGTCCCCTTGGCCCCATGCCCGGGTCACCCTAACACAGAGGAGAGAGCGGGGTTTGCGAGCACAGCCAAGCTGATGGTGAGAGGAAAGGGGGGGCAGCGGCATGTGCTGTCCCCCTACACTGGCACCAGCACTCACCTTCTCCCCCTTCAGACCGGGCTCCCCCGGCGTCCCGGGGAACCCCTGGGGCCCCATATCACCCTGCAAAGGGGAGCAGTCGGGGGTCAGAGGGTGCCAAGGCAAGGGGGTGGTTGGCATGTATCAACCCCACCATCCCCCCCACCAACTTACAGGTTTGCCGTCCTCGCCAGGATCACCCTAGGGAGGGATGGCAGAGATGGGAGAGGTCAatgtgcaggcaggcaggcaagcaggCAGGGATTGGGGGGGAGAGTGGGATACCCGAGGGGTGAGGGGCTCAACTCACAGGCTCGCCGTCCCTGCCAGGGGCTCCATCCTTCCCCGGTGGCCCTGGGGGACCGGTGACCTGCTCCACCACTGAGCCATCAGCATGCCGTGAGAGGGTCCCGGGAAGGCCAGGTTCACCTGGTTCCCCTTTCTGGCCCTTGGAGCCCGGGTAGCCAAATCCAGCGCTGCCCTGGGGATGGGAGGGATCCAGGATGGGTGGCATGTCCCCAGGGGTGGCAGTCGAGACAGGCATGGCTTtgccccagctccctcagcgATGCTTACCTTAACGCCCAGCTCTCCTTTCTCCCCCTGTgggacagaaagaaagaggagcaGGTGTCAAACACGGGCACATCACTGGCATCCTCGAGCTCCTGGGGTACACTTTCTCACCCACCTTGTCGCCCTTGAAACTGCCCGTCCCCATGATGCCGCTGGTCCCCGAGTCCCCTTTCAGGCCACGTTCGCCCTTCTCCCCTTTTTCACCTTTGGGTCCAGCGCCtgtggaaagggaaaagggacCTGGTCATGCTTGGGGACGTCCACcccactgtgtccctgctggTGTGCCTCAGGGCTGGTGGCatggcagggaaggggaaagctgcCAGCATTACCTCCCGCGGAGACCTGCCGTGTCTCCTCCACTCTGGTCCTCTCAACTTGCTGTGGGGAGCCCCCACCGCTCCTCGGCTCGCTGCCCGCCACCACGGGGGGAGAGGTGACGGGGACGGCATCCACTAGCCCTGGGACACCCTGTGCCAACAACAAGGGGACATCATGGCACTGTTGACCTCCTGGTGCCCTCCCAAAAGAGACAGGTGCCAGGACCCCATCAGGAATCCCAGGACCTCAAACCGTGGGGGGCActcagccctccccagccctAAAATCTTGGCGTCCTGTTGCCGAGTGCAACGCCTGTGGACACCTACTCACCCTGACTTTCCCCAAGGGTTGGTGTCCACCTTCTGCCCCGCTGCCAAAATCGCCAGAGACCTGCGTTTGCCCAGGGAGAAGGGGCAAGGGGTGAGCTGGGAGTGGGGGGTGGCCGCCTCCTATCCTGCCCCAGCCGGGCTGCTGACACTCACCTCAGcatcatcctcctcttcctcgcacTGGCGCTCGGCCGCCTGCGGGTCCCCTTGCAGCTTCAAATCAG
Proteins encoded in this window:
- the COL18A1 gene encoding collagen alpha-1(XVIII) chain isoform X4, with the translated sequence MLPQDPTTQPPRHRHAASPAPQIPWHGTGRWGLALAGMNRSRSPPLPNRRAANENLSHEVSLLELIGDPPPEEILKIYGPDNNPGYVFGPNANTGQVARYHLPSPFYRDFSLLFHIQPTTPRAGVLFAVTDSSQSIIYVGVKLSELRAGKQQIIFYYTEPGSPSSYAAATFTVPTLLNQWTRFAISVEEDEVILYLDCEEHQRVRFERSPDEMELEDGSGLFVAQAGGADPDKYQGVIADLKLQGDPQAAERQCEEEEDDAEVSGDFGSGAEGGHQPLGKVRGVPGLVDAVPVTSPPVVAGSEPRSGGGSPQQVERTRVEETRQVSAGGAGPKGEKGEKGERGLKGDSGTSGIMGTGSFKGDKGEKGELGVKGSAGFGYPGSKGQKGEPGEPGLPGTLSRHADGSVVEQVTGPPGPPGKDGAPGRDGEPGDPGEDGKPGDMGPQGFPGTPGEPGLKGEKGDPGMGPRGPPGPPGPPGPPGPSSKHDKLTFIDMEGSGFAGDLESLRGPRGPPGPPGPPGVPGLPGEPGQFGMNRTDLPGPPGLPGRDGIPGPPGPVGPQGPPGRDGAAGQPGPKGEQGDVGDLGLPGAPGPKGSKGEAGPAGAPGEMGLAGLPGPIGPRGQPGPPGPPGPPGPGYEAGFGDMEGSGLPFAASSPGPPGPEGPQGVPGLPGVKGEIGSPGQPGLPGLKGDAGVPGMDGRPGLEGFPGPQGPKGDRGSPGEKGERGQDGVGLPGPPGPPGPPGQVISISSEDKSLAALPGPEGRPGHAGFPGPVGPKGDRGSSGPQGSPGLKGEKGEPGVIISPDGTVVTAKVKGEKGEPGLRGPVGPLGPQGRAGMKGEIGFPGRPGRPGMNGLKGDKGDPVDVSSVLGLRGPPGPPGPPGPPGPPGSIVYDSSNAFSDSSHPVLPAFPGFHQFPGQKGEKGDAGAPGPPGHFPYDPSHFGANLRGDKGDAGPKGEKGEPGSTPLYGPSVSGLPGPPGPQGYPGLPGPKGDSIVGPPGPPGPQGPPGIGYEGRQGPPGPPGPPGPPSFPGPHRQAISIPGPPGPPGPPGPPGTSGMSLGLRTLPTYQAMLSAVHELPEGSLVFLTDRQELYVRLRGGFRRVLLEEHTLIPSSALDNEVYDKPPSVHYAGPQPPLQPRGPLHPLRNHSPPPTARPWRGDEVVANQHRLPEQPLLHHQHELLNSYYIHHRPDPAPVAAHVHQDFQPALHLVALNAPLSGGMRGIRGADFQCFQQARQVGLAGTFRAFLSSRLQDLYSIVRRADRATVPIVNLRDEVLFNNWEALFTGNGAPLRAGAHILSFDGRDVLRDAGWPQKSVWHGSDTKGRRLPESYCETWRTEEHAVTGQASSLGSGKLLEQVASSCQHAFIVLCIENSFMTAAKK